The sequence CTTCTCGCCTCTCTTACTGCTTCTAGATAAACTTCTTCCTTCAGCCTGAAGCCATGTTCCACGAGTTTGCTCAAAGAATCTAGAAACTCATTAAGATCGATCTCCTCTACCTCCAAGGCCTTGAGCAGAACATATAATGTGCCTCTAGCTGTCAATCCCATCAGCTTGGCGGCGATTCTGGCGGGGGTCTCATCCACCAAGACTTCTCTTATTCCCAATCTTTTAGCAATCGAAAGTGCAGCAACCTCTCCCCGCTCCAATCTTATTGGAGTCTCGATTGGTTCAACGTTTAGGACCTTAATCCAACCATCAGAAATTGCTTTTTCAATAATGTAGGCGTCTCCTTCACCTAATTGCTTTCCCTTATCCACAACCTCTACTTTAACTTCTTGAGGAACCAGCACTTCTCCAAAGAGTTTTCTGAGTATGCTTATCCTCTCAATTTTAGCTAGGTATATTAGTGGTGTGGCTTTAGAAACAATCATTATTCGAAAGCCTTCAAGTCCTCCTTCAGCTCCTCGAGGGTGTATGGGACATGAACACCTCTTTTCTTAACCTCACTGATAATCTCCCAAATAGACAGTTCGCATTTCTTAGCCGCTTGCCAAAGAGTTAACTCACCCTGCTCGTATTCTTCTAAGCTCTTTTCAATCAACCAATCCCTTGTAGCCCTCAGCAGAAATCTTCTGATGACGGTGGATCTGTCTGTGCCTTCTATCCTCGCGATGGAATCTATTATTCTGGCTAACTCATCTTCAACTCTGGTAGTGATTGTGATTGGCATATAGGCCAGCTGTATTAAATTTATTTAATTTAATACTTAAGCTATTCTAAACATCAAACTTATCATCCAAACTTTACTTCTAGTTATTAGTATGAATTGAAAATGGGTTTTGGTTCACTACGGGGCAGAATAACATCATTTGAATCCTTTTTTACCCATCATGTCTGGCACGAGGCTCCAATAAATCTAATATTTTCTCATTCATGAAA is a genomic window of Candidatus Bathyarchaeota archaeon containing:
- a CDS encoding DUF3368 domain-containing protein, whose translation is MIVSKATPLIYLAKIERISILRKLFGEVLVPQEVKVEVVDKGKQLGEGDAYIIEKAISDGWIKVLNVEPIETPIRLERGEVAALSIAKRLGIREVLVDETPARIAAKLMGLTARGTLYVLLKALEVEEIDLNEFLDSLSKLVEHGFRLKEEVYLEAVREARRISKV
- a CDS encoding UPF0175 family protein; this translates as MPITITTRVEDELARIIDSIARIEGTDRSTVIRRFLLRATRDWLIEKSLEEYEQGELTLWQAAKKCELSIWEIISEVKKRGVHVPYTLEELKEDLKAFE